A region of Ursus arctos isolate Adak ecotype North America unplaced genomic scaffold, UrsArc2.0 scaffold_31, whole genome shotgun sequence DNA encodes the following proteins:
- the LOC125283570 gene encoding MAP/microtubule affinity-regulating kinase 3-like has protein sequence MVLNHPNIMKLFEMIGPQERLHLVMEYASEGEMIVYPLHHSHMKEKEDYNKFLQIVSAVQCCHPGRHWPQASKPENLRLDADLNVKVMDFGFGNKFTCGDMQHTFCGSPPDASPELF, from the coding sequence ATGGTCTTGAATCACCCCAATATCATGAAACTGTTTGAGATGATTGGGCCCCAGGAAAGACTCCACCTGGTCATGGAATATGCTAGCGAAGGAGAGATGATTGTTTACCCACTGCATCACAGCcacatgaaagagaaagaggattATAACAAATTCCTCCAGATAGTGTCTGCTGTTCAGTGCTGTCACCCAGGAAGGCACTGGCCACAGGCATCAAAGCCAGAGAACCTGCGATTGGATGCTGACCTTAATGTCAAGGTCATGGACTTTGGCTTTGGCAACAAGTTCACCTGTGGCGACATGCAGCATACCTTCTGTGGCAGTCCCCCTGATGCTTCCCCAGAGCTCTTTTGA